The following proteins are co-located in the Paralichthys olivaceus isolate ysfri-2021 chromosome 10, ASM2471397v2, whole genome shotgun sequence genome:
- the mcm3ap gene encoding germinal-center associated nuclear protein: MNPSNPFGSPQGGAFQAPSNTMKTGLFQSFGQQSSNNQPQGFFQPSAFGQPSVLNQPSPHGNTVFGQAPAFGQTSAQPSSLSTISQAPAFGQMSAQPSSMSTISQNPAFGQMSAQPSSLSTISQAPAFGQMSAQPSSLSTISQAPAFGQMSAQPSSLSTISKAPAFGQMSAQPSSLSTISQAPAFGQMSAQPSSLPTVSQAPVFGQMSAQPPSLPTVSQAPAFGQTSAQSSSLSTVSQAPAFGQTSAKPSSLPTVSQAPAFGQTSLGMSSSGFGRASAPAFGQTSGPNQSSVFGQMPAFGQTSAFGQAAGFSQQAPGFGQQPPGFGKSQMASGSTTASGQPQPLAFGQSAFGQPTSTSVTTTVFGTGQSVTQSKTFGPSEFSFKPANEALFKPIFSASPEPTNPQTTSMSSSPFGSSGNQTSSSSTTTLLTSSKSGPLGFSFSQPAAAPSVSAQNNPLTTSNTSGPTNTLQFTFSQPAPPSSSSTTKASTTEPTTPSSFSFSVKPPQPQTTPLFGGSGFGQRPDFGDTQGQAETSTDAKRNNLEALGETNIFARLGKATKRKEDPVVHSRGLEKPDTEEDVPAESDLPRHPSKRPLMRSRGPLGGLFGRALSGLRKEGTNTVRREAIKETKQEALRWEETEKEDVQGQDDNLAATPPAGPALSRDVLDKAEESDSAKAADPQLQAVTPVKRGVRRESSESLSGMSPTDCTSIQCRNIPQGLNKKDIIEKHFGRFGKVSKVFCRPTKNLAIVHFEDHASAAKAKKKGKILHRHELLLLLQRKKQSPGEKGSRPAAGNVEAQGESQEDTESRAASSPIRRPPLRAPAVSKSLTFSRSSPVKKSTLAKQFDVEPKIEVSVESQSSERPVPSSLLHLIDQVAESAEEKYRLLEQRDKVLRQGRPKRTDLDLSKVFVGSCPDMCPEKERYMRETRNQLSIFEVVPDTEMVCHAAAIKEYSRSSADQEEPLPHDLRPLPVLSMTMDYLVTQIMDQGADNYRDWYDFVWNRTRGIRKDIIQQHLCCPHTVSLIEKCTRFHVHCAHHLCEEHMSSFDAKINNENMTKCLQSLKEMYQDLATRQIYCPCEAEFRQYNVLLRLDDGDILREVQQFRDDVRNSPEVKFAVHAFAAVNSNNFVRFFKLVKGASYLASCLLHRYFNQVRAKALKTLSIAHTVGPRSTTFPVEDITRMFMFLNTAEAIDFIQQYGLNVNDGMVELSRTAYQEPELPLSQKKSEFILVKKTVLIGEVVNGGSLPSPPQHTPVSSFDSQNKFRGEAPLAEPSSSQFRALTAKMEMKASPSVASVSQVGSRLDAPSECVLPPTATKVQSESRFGSPHPADAEQLFQPIPEPQPVKAPSPPAAPQPVYSNEDIMAELEGVIEEVVEAAVKEVAVVGASYASTALAESSVQVESLVSEVLGQLLQEVSSTEIKVEQERVAEEKRKLEEARRRQEHKAFLAQFSCSICTEIIHEVLDETIKETSTSEIQLAVNEKAERVAKCTEQVCTSLVEETLNADIALMIEEILDAELQRIHKYIKRWRDVVAVRRQLKRQMRGFPAAPCCVDPRFKLRALAPSAPAQPSIEDLARGLVNLGNAGTLAMSSTRLFRMRQEAIHQMRVHYYYQQLLDEMVWAPLDLPALVSENIPDPPERIYWKLALLLPSNHESVAGLADRILSDWLEVKLGGDKASEVGEEQPDGTLQTLCVTNTLQERGQHTHKVHISIKASRGPLTEDSLSKMEESCELCGTGALIMLLPAMPAVELGQDEQDVPLLSALLQLKQLQQASTWHCPLPLVILVPGPDGGAGDTQKLVEALMLHTMVMEGLISEYTFFFIPETTSDVQGSKQLSHSLRWLLARAPPSHPLSCQTLVQLVESSLSREFTPRVHGHRQERGAACLPSQDPVPIIQLYNAILAHIADAVSSQDLSKLSWPPGEFCLPETRDFVPHLGWNSAQHLAWLRKAILSLQLPQWEQLSATDSWCELCSSIYCYAAQIPVSCRSQPLLMSRLENLLERVRLKGHRTRANRSEAAMGSWGNGDGSVFTAYSQIPWDDVLVICIDHKLKDWQLPGPPACEDAVTEEGEILIYFLTESLKGFQPPEEWTQATRQTHREKQQQEERGASAAACASPTSLSLRQRLFHSFAEPPEAPAASLDITHTPTTQELLAHKVLQSLEEEKAESKRSMEQLQRWLDGDPLDHLSTPLFIPSSTLLSMPTTIIHAPTAKTRDATQEPDDRLENAGWPRTIPVSMAWRLKELERQILASREEELACGLKLSGLLSIVDD; the protein is encoded by the exons GCGTTTGGACAGATGTCTGCACAGCCTTCCTCCTTGTCCACAATAAGCCAAGCTCCAGCATTTGGACAGATGTCTGCACAGCCTTCCTCCTTGTCCACAATAAGCAAGGCTCCAGCATTTGGACAGATGTCTGCACAGCCTTCCTCCTTGTCCACAATAAGCCAGGCTCCAGCATTTGGACAGATGTCTGCACAGCCTTCTTCTTTGCCCACAGTAAGCCAGGCTCCAGTGTTTGGACAGATGTCTGCACAGCCTCCTTCTTTGCCCACAGTAAGCCAGGCTCCAGCGTTTGGACAGACATCTGCACAGTCTTCCTCTTTGTCCACAGTAAGCCAGGCTCCAGCTTTTGGACAGACGTCTGCAAAGCCTTCCTCTTTGCCCACAGTAAGCCAGGCTCCAGCATTTGGACAGACGTCATTAGGAATGAGTAGCTCAGGCTTTGGGAGAGCCTCAGCACCAGCTTTTGGACAGACCAGTGGACCGAACCAAAGTTCAGTGTTTGGGCAGATGCCAGCATTCGGGCAGACTTCTGCATTTGGTCAAGCAGCAGGATTTAGCCAGCAGGCCCCAGGGTTTGGCCAACAGCCGCCTGGATTTGGAAAGTCCCAAATGGCCTCTGGATCCACCACTGCCTCAGGGCAACCTCAGCCACTTGCATTTGGGCAGTCTGCTTTTGGGCAGCCTACTTCTACCAGTGTCACCACTACTGTATTTGGCACAGGTCAGAGTGTGACCCAGAGCAAAACCTTTGGACCATCTGAGTTCAGTTTCAAGCCAGCCAATGAGGCCCTCTTCAAACCTATCTTCAGTGCCAGCCCTGAGCCTACTAACCCTCAAACCACATCCATGTCCAGCTCACCGTTTGGCAGCAGTGGGAACCAGACAAGCTCCAGCAGCACCACCACTCTGTTGACAAGTTCGAAGTCTGGGCCACTGGGCTTCAGCTTCTCACAGCCTGCTGCAgccccctctgtctctgctcaaaACAATCCACTAACAACTAGCAATACCAGTGGCCCTACAAATACTCTGCAGTTCACCTTCTCCCAGCCAGCCCCTCCTTCCAGTTCAAGCACCACCAAGGCGTCTACGACCGAGCCCACCACCCCATCTTCTTTCAGCTTTTCAGTTAAGCCCCCCCAGCCACAGACAACACCTCTTTTTGGAGGAAGCGGTTTTGGTCAGCGCCCAGATTTTGGTGACACCCAAGGTCAAGCAGAGACCAGCACAGATGCAAAAAGGAACAATCTTGAGGCCTTAGGGGAAACAAATATATTTGCAAGACTTGGCAAAGCCACAAAGCGCAAGGAGGATCCAGTGGTCCACAGCCGTGGCCTCGAGAAGCCTGACACTGAGGAGGATGTTCCAGCAGAATCAGATTTACCGAGACACCCCTCAAAGAGGCCCCTAATGAGGTCCCGTGGCCCACTGGGAGGCTTATTCGGTAGGGCACTAAGTGGTCTCCGTAAAGAAGGCACTAACACAGTAAGGCGAGAGGCCATAAAGGAGACTAAGCAGGAGGCACTGAGGtgggaggagacagaaaaggaaGATGTCCAAGGACAGGATGACAACCTGGCTGCTACACCACCCGCTGGACCAGCCCTCTCCAGGGATGTGCTGGACAAAGCTGAGGAGTCAG ACTCTGCAAAAGCTGCTGACCCTCAGCTCCAAGCTGTCACCCCTGTGAAACGTGGTGTGCGCAGGGAGAGCTCTGAGAGCCTCAGCGGCATGTCTCCCACTGACTGCACCTCCATCCAGTGCAGGAACATTCCTCAAGGCCTGAACAAAAAGGACATAATCGAGAAACACTTTGGTCGTTTCGGCAAAGTCTCCAAGGTTTTTTGTCGACCTACCAAGAACCTGGCCATCGTGCACTTTGAAGACCAT gcaTCAGCAGCAAAGGCCAAGAAGAAAGGCAAGATCCTTCATCGACATGAACTCTTGCTCTTgttgcagagaaagaaacaga GTCCAGGGGAGAAAGGAAGCAGACCTGCAGCAGGAAATGTGGAGGCACAGGGAGAAAGCCAGGAGGACACAGAGTCCAGAGCTGCTTCCTCGCCCATCAGAAGACCTCCACTCAGAGCTCCTGCAGTCAGCAAGTCCTTGACCTTTAGCCGCAG CTCCCCAGTGAAGAAGTCAACATTGGCCAAGCAGTTTGATGTTGAACCCAAGATAGAAGTCAGCGTAGAGTCCCAGAGCTCAGAGCGCCCAgtgccctcctccctccttcacctcATTGACCAGGTGGCAGAGAGCGCTGAGGAAAAGTACCGCCTCCTGGAGCAACGAGACAAGGTCCTACGTCAAG GTCGGCCCAAGCGAACAGACCTGGACCTGTCCAAGGTGTTTGTGGGGTCATGTCCTGACATGTGTCCAGAGAAGGAGAGGTACATGAGAGAGACACGGAACCAGCTGAGCATATTCGAGGTCGTCCCAGACACAGAGATG GTGTGTCACGCTGCAGCAATCAAAGAGTACAGTCGCTCATCAGCCGACCAGGAGGAGCCCCTGCCTCATGACTTGCGCCCCCTACCTGTGCTCAGCATGACCATGGACTATCTGGTGACTCAGATCATGGACCAGGGCGCTGACAACTACCGCGACTGGTACGACTTTGTCTGGAACAGGACCCGTGGCATCCGTAAG GACATCATCCAGCAGCACCTGTGCTGCCCACACACAGTGTCACTGATTGAAAAGTGCACGCGCTTCCATGTGCACTGCGCCCACCATCTCTGTGAGGAGCATATGTCGTCGTTCGATGCCAAGATCAACAACGAGAACATGACAAAATGCCTGCAGAGTCTAAAAGAGATGTATCAGGACTTAGCAACACGTCAAATCTACTGCCCCTGCGAGGCAGAGTTCCGCCAGTACAACGTGCTGCTGAGGCTGGATGATGGCGACATCCTGCG TGAGGTGCAGCAGTTCCGCGATGACGTGCGTAACTCGCCTGAGGTGAAGTTTGCAGTTCATGCGTTCGCTGCAGTCAACAGCAACAACTTTGTGCGCTTCTtcaagctggtgaaaggagccTCGTACCTCGCCAGCTGCCTCCTACACAGATATTTCAATCAG GTCAGAGCTAAGGCCTTAAAGACCCTGAGTATCGCTCACACTGTAGGTCCACGGTCCACTACATTTCCAGTTGAGGACATTACTCGGATGTTTATGTTCCTCAACACAGCAGAAGCAATTGACTTCATCCAGCAGTACGGCCTTAATGTCAATGATGG TATGGTTGAGCTGAGTCGGACGGCATATCAGGAGCCAGAGCTGCCTCTGTCCCAGAAGAAGTCTGAGTTCATCCTCGTAAAGAAAACAGTGTTGATTGGGGAGGTGGTGAACGGAGGCTCACTCCCTAGTCCTCCCCAGCACACCCCGGTCAGCAGCTTTGACTCCCAGAACAAGTTCCGTGGAGAGGCCCCTCTGGCTGAGCCCTCCTCAAGCCAGTTCAGAG CTCTCACTGCCAAGATGGAGATGAAGGCATCGCCCAGCGTTGCGTCTGTGTCCCAGGTCGGATCACGTCTCGACGCTCCCTCTGAGTGTGTGCTGCCCCCAACTGCAACAAAAGTGCAGAGTGAATCACGTTTCGGGTCACCCCACCCGGCAGATGCCGAGCAGCTCTTCCAGCCGATACCCGAACCTCAGCCTGTCAAAGCACCATCTCCCCCGGCCGCACCTCAGCCTGTGTACAGCAATGAG GACATAATGGCTGAGCTTGAAGGTGTGATTGAAGAGGTGGTTGAAGCAGCAGTGAAGGAAGTAGCTGTTGTTGGTGCCAGCTACGCATCAACAGCTCTTGC TGAGAGCAGTGTGCAGGTGGAGTCACTGGTGAGTGAGGTGTTGGGACAATTGCTCCAGGAGGTGTCCTCAACCGAGATCAAGGTGGAACAGGAGCGTGTTGCTGAAGAGAAACGCAAGCTTGAAGAAGCCAG gaggaggcaggagcaCAAGGCTTTCCTGGCTCAGTTCAGCTGCTCTATCTGCACAGAGATCATCCACGAGGTTTTAGATGAGACCATCAAGGAAACTTCCACTTCTGAGATCCA GCTGGCAGTGAATGAGAAAGCAGAACGTGTGGCCAAATGCACAGAGCAGGTCTGCACCAGTCTAGTTGAGGAGACTCTGAATGCAGATATAGCTCTGATGATTGAAGAAATCCTCGATGCTGAGCTGCAGCGTATCCACAAGTACATCAAAAG GTGGCGTGATGTGGTCGCGGTTCGTCGTCAGCTaaagagacagatgagaggTTTCCCTGCAGCTCCTTGCTGTGTGGACCCTCGATTCAAACTCAGGGCTCTAGCTCCCAGTGCCCCTGCACAGCCCTCCATAGAAGATCTGGCCCGTGGTCTGGTGAACCTGGGAAATGCCGGCACCTTAGCCATGTCAAGCACCAG GTTATTCAGAATGAGGCAAGAAGCAATCCACCAGATGAGAGTCCACTACTACTATCAGCAGCTGCTTGA TGAGATGGTGTGGGCGCCGCTCGACCTGCCGGCACTGGTGTCAGAAAACATCCCTGACCCACCGGAGCGAATCTATTGGAAACTCGCTCTCCTCTTACCCAGCAACCACGAGAGTGTAGCCGGCCTGGCAGACAG AATCCTGTCAGACTGGCTGGAGGTGAAACTCGGTGGTGACAAGGCGTCAGAGGTCGGGGAGGAGCAGCCTGATGGCACTCTGCAGACCCTGTGTGTCACCAACACACTGCAGGAGAGAGgacaacacactcacaaagtCCACATCAGCATCAAG GCGTCCCGAGGCCCACTGACTGAAGACAGCCTGTCTAAGATGGAGGAGAGCTGCGAGCTCTGTGGGACAGGAGCTCTGATCATGTTGCTCCCTGCCATGCCCGCCGTCGAGCTGGGGCAGGACGAGCAGGATGTACCTCTGCTGTCAGCTCTGCTTCAGCTTAAACAGCTACAACAAGCCAGCACATGGCATTGCCCACTGCCTCTGGTCATTCTGGTGCCAggacctgatggtggcgctggTGATACACAGAAACTTGTAGAAG CCCTGATGCTGCACACGATGGTCATGGAAGGACTGATATCAGAGTACACGTTCTTCTTCATACCAGAGACCACAAGTGACGTCCAGGGATCCAAACAG cTAAGCCACTCTCTGCGTTGGTTGCTGGCCCGTGCTCCACCATCCCACCCCCTGTCCTGCCAGACCCTCGTGCAGCTTGTAGAGTCCAGTTTGAGTCGTGAGTTCACTCCCAGAGTTCACGGCCACCGTCAGGAACGAGGCGCCGCATGTCTTCCTTCCCAGGACCCCGTACCCATCATCCAGCTGTACAATGCCATCCTGGCTCACATTGCTGACGCAGTATCATCGCAGGATCTCAGCAAACTCTCGTGGCCGCCGGGCGAGTTCTGCCTGCCTGAAACCCGAGATTTTGTTCCTCACCTGGGCTGGAACTCAGCGCAGCACCTGGCATGGCTGCGCAAAGCCATCCTCAGCCTGCAGCTGCCACAGTGGGAGCAGCTTTCGGCCACCG ACTCATGGTGTGAACTCTGCTCCTCCATCTATTGCTACGCTGCTCAGATCCCAGTCTCATGTCGCAGTCAGCCTCTTCTAATGTCACGACTGGAAAACCTTCTGGAAAGGGTCAGGCTAAAGGGTCACCGTACCCGAGCCAACAGATCCGAGGCAGCCATGGGAAGCTGGGGCAATGGAGATGGCAGTGTGTTTACAGCCTATAGTCAGATCCCTTGGGACGACGTGCTGGTGATTTGCATTGACCACAAGCTGAAAGATTGGCAGTTACCTGGGCCACCTGCCTGTGAAG ATGCTgtgacagaggaaggagagatcCTGATTTACTTCCTCACAGAATCACTGAAGGGTTTCCAGCCCCCTGAGGAGTGGACCCAGGCcaccagacaaacacacagggagaagcagcagcaggaggagagagg GGCAAGTGCAGCTGCGTGTGCCTCACCCACCAGTCTGTCCCTCAGACAGAGGTTGTTCCACAGTTTTGCGGAGCCGCCCGAGGCCCCGGCAGCCTCATtggacatcacacacactcccacaacACAAGAGCTGCTGGCCCACAAAGTCCTGCAGAGtttagaggaggagaaggctgAAAGCAAGAG GAGTATGGAGCAGCTTCAGCGTTGGCTGGATGGCGACCCCTTGGACCATTTGTCCACACCGCTCTTCATTCCATCCTCCACCCTGCTATCCATGCCCACAACTATAATTCACGCCCCCACAGCCAAGACGAGAGATGCCACACAG GAGCCTGATGATCGGTTGGAGAATGCAGGCTGGCCGAGAACCATTCCTGTGTCTATGGCATGGCGACTGAAAGAGCTCGAGCGGCAGATTTTAGCGAGCCGAGAGGAAGAGCTGGCCTGCGGACTGAAGCTGAGCGGTCTGCTGAGCATTGTCGATGACTAA